ttttttctggcttcgcccctgtttATTACATCCAttagtgttatatatatatacataaaatccCTAGTTAAATTGGTCTCATATGCTAACTAGATACCAACTCAATTAGGAACTGACTAATATACCCTTCTATTAAAcaaaaactattattatttttatagtattttttttctatacttttctatagtttttaaataaaaaaactaaaattaacatgTCTAACcattaaacttatttttaatatatttataaacaaattatttataactacaccaataataatttttgagtaaagtttaaaaaaaattaatttttaacataaaatgttttCTCTCACAAATTTTGtgtatctatattattatttaagctccTGGTCGAGTTGTGTCATGAGTAACCTAGCACCAACTCGATTAGGGAAATTATGAAACTGTCCTcccataattaaaataatttatattattcgAGCGTCTTTTAATCTtctcattttaataaaaactaataaaaatatgaatattgtgGGATTTGAACTCCACCAATTGAATTAGTAAAACACGATTAATTGTAgtgcatttaaaattatttatctaatgtatttatgtgtttaaatttcatatttttcgcGAGAACATATATATTGAAACTTTGAATTCTAAGATAATTCTATGAATTCCAAAGTACtttctttttaattatatttaaattgacATTACCATCAACTGGCTCACCAACTCGATTaggaaaattatataaattctcttctgtaagtaaattaaattatattatttaaggataatttaacccttttagtaaaaaaatcaataaaaatatgtaaatgttgagatTTGAATCCACATCAATTTCAATggtaaaacttttaatttaccattcaactaaagttctattttgaaatttgtatacattttgatttttttatgcacattttattactttcatcaattgcatatatatatttactattaaTAAAAACCCACAGTGAGTTGGTGTCACGGGTTAACCGGGTACCAACTTGATTTGAAAAGGACTAATATACCCTTTTACTCATAAGTTAAactattttttagtttaattccGTACATATTACATATGTgtagttattattattagttttaaaccttacattttattatttattgaatgttatttttaaacatacctgcattttaaatatataattttcacgCGAATATATGTGTTATAAAATTTCTACTATTATCCACCTTTACTGATAACGTCTCTTTCTAAGATAACCGTGCACTCAAGGTATTATGTATATgctctttaaaaatattatttacttattctaataacttctttttttttaattattatttacttaaaaattattttttcaaaaaagttattctttaaaaataattttatcatatatagacattaaattgttgaattgatTGGTCATCCTCCAATCAAAAGCACAAAGGCGATGTATACAATGCCATCAGTACATCACATGAGCAGTGATAATTTGTTTCAACAATCAAATGATTACATACCAATATATAATAAACATTATCATAAaagtatttatttcatttaataatttttaaattaaataacttaaactacaaGGAAATATTAAAATCTACATATGGTTACGTTaggagttaatttttttttaaatgaaggtTCACGtatgcaaaatatatatattaggataaatttcaaaattatatataaattttagtttaatgtataattttgtataattttatatatgaaaatttgatttgattcaattctcataaattattaacataattattgatataacattattttatatttatatattacatacacgtataactatatttatttaatataaaaataaattaatgtatttatttctttaaatgtatatgattgaatcaaaattaaaaatttatatatacaatttcatcaaattaaaatttatgtatcaaattatacattaactcaaatttcatgtatatttttatgatttatctcAAAATTATAAGAAGATGGAAATAATTAAAGTCTATTTACACTAAACACGCGCGTATCTTGGCTAATGATGATGCATCATTGACCCTacatacatatatgcatgttaTTGCATCTATCATCCTATTCTTCAGGCCATATAGTATACTACAATTCCACATGCACCACATTAACATGCAAACATAAATGACACACATACATACACATGATGTAATAATAAATTACTCTCTTTAATCGATTGGTCTAGCTCTAGCATATATGATTTTACCTTGAAATAGAATTATTAACTCTTCAAAGCAAATTTAGCCTCCATAATTACAAGTATTTTTATATGTCTTGTTGACCAGTATTTATCACCTtaaattaggggtgagcaaaatccaATTCGATTTAAAGAactcgataaaattttcaaattttgaataaaatagtttgagttatttgagttaatcaagttatttagatcaactcgaataaaaaaataagtttttcagTTTAACTCGAATGTGAATtatacaattcgagttatccaaaaatcagaataaaaaaagacaaaactacgtcattttaataaatgtttaccttttctaaaattaaaagtcaaaaccattaagttaaaaggtaaaactaggttattttgataaatgttactaattaagttaaaaggcaaaatcattaaattgtttatgttgttaaataattttatacttcatttactagttaaataatcagttCATGTAAGCGCAATATTGAGTACAAATAATAgaattcgttaactcgactcgacttgactccaaattttttgacttgatttgattcgattcgaaaaaaattcaaattgagttcagttgttaaaataggattcgtcaactcgactaactcaaaattttttgactcgatccGACTCGACTTAATCAAATACTCACCTCTACCTTAAATAGGGTTTAGCTTAAATTACTCTATCTGTTGATTGCTTGTTAAGATAACACCCAGCACTTTAATTGTTCCTCACTGTATATATTTGTTATCTACACCTCAATAAAGCAAACTCATTACTCTACAAAGTGGGCAGACTGGTCCCCAAAAAAAGCATTGGCTACTCATATCAATCCACAAAATACCGCACTTTTTTGCATTACATTGCTTCATCTTGTGGCAATAAAAATTTATTGCAACAAtcaaatttttgctacatttggCTGGCATTGGGTAGTACCTGAACCAATGTTGAAGGTATTATTGCAATATCAAATTTGATTGATGAAATACCAAAAGTTTTAAACCTGCCCCCACTTTTTCTTCCTGagaattttaaatgattttgcaGAGCAAGAGGAAGAAATGAGACTATCTACCTAACATATAACTGTATCCTTTAAACAAGTTCATTCACCTATAAAACCCCAAGAATTTTCATGGAAAAGAAATGTCTGGTATTGAAGATTTTGTGCGTAACTTGACACTATTATTGGGTTTTCGGTGGATAAATAGTCTTAAAGGAAGAAGGAAATAGAAAAGAACTTGAAAGACAAAGAGGAAAGGGGGAAAATGGggtattatatttataattgagAGGGAGAGCTGAGCAAGCAACAATCACACCTCCATTGTTGGCAAATGTTGTTATTGGCTAGTGCCTGTTGCTGTTAAGGCTTTCTCTTTCTCTCAATGGGTTCTTCCTTGTGACATATAATTAAGTTTTCACAGAGTAAAAGAAAAGGAGGAAGCTTTAAGCTTTTGTTAAAGCTGAAGCCAGCAATGGGTTTGAGTAGACCTCAAAAGCCTCCCGGTGGAGTTCCCACTAGATGGGTTTCTCTCTTTTGCATTGCCAGTTTCTTCTTGGGTGTACTTGTTGTcaacaggttttttttttctctcttctctaaGTGGACTATGAAATGCACAGGTTCTTGTTGGGAGTTGCCAAACTTTCAGATTTTATGTTCCATTTTAATGGTTTTTCTTAGAAGCTTTAACTATTGCAGCATTTCTCTGCCATCTTGTTTTTTAGTACATATTGGAGGGTTTTTCTAATTTGATGCAGAATTATGAAGCACTTATGTCTATGGTTTTATggtttcaatttttgaaaatcagCTTCCAGTCATGTGCTTTTTGTTAGATATTGACCCAAATTCAGCGGTTCTTGAGCTCTAAAAGCCTGTATTATCACCAAAAAACTTGAGCTTTACTaaggtttctttttattttcatttgttttctttaGGCCATCAAATTTTGTTCTTATCAATTGCATTATATCTGCATTTCTTAATTCACTATGTTGTTGCATTTGTTTGATAGTAGCAGTTTTGTATGTAATTGTGCATTGACTAGTGGTGTATGGCGATCGTTTACAGATTTTGGGATCCAGTTGAAGTGGAAGAGGCGGCTTCTTCCGCACAGAAACATCGGAGCAACGAAGTTCATCCCATGGTTATTTGTGATAAGGTAAGATCAGAGTACAATGATGTCATAAGCTATACATTGCATGCCTAGAATTTTGATGGTGTTATGTATGTTGTAACAGGATGTTTCTGTTCGGACAGGGAACATTCTTTCTCGAGTTTCACAAACCCGGGATGTAATTAAGTAAGTTCTTATGTCTTGCCGGAGAATTCTTTGGTAGGTTATGTTACCTTTCTCCTTTAGTACATCTAGGATGTCTAAAATGCATTTAGAACTTAAGGCAGTTTGCATTATACATACTTTCAGTACATTAGACAAAACAATCTCCTCATTGGAGAGGCAGCTAGCTGCAGCTCGAGCTGCCAAAGCAGATACCGAGGAAGGATCACCGATGGTTACAAAATCAGGAACCAAGGACCTGAATGAACGCCAGAGAGTATTCTTTGTTATGGGAATTATTACAGCGTTAAGGAATATAAAACGAAGGAATTCAATCCGGGAGACTTGGATGCCTCAAGGTTTGATTCAATACTCTTTTGGCATTCTACCAGGGAAGGGATGTAGTCAAGTATTTATACGTTTCGAGGTTATTGTTCTTAGGGGAGGAATTAAAGAGGTTGGAGAAAGAGAAGGGAATTATAATTCGATTCGTCATAGGACACaggtaaatttgattgaaaagCAAAGTGTTTAACTTTAACATGGTAGTTAACTTTGTTAGAATGATAATGTATCCTTGATTCTCAGTTCAACCCCAGGCAGTGCTTTGGATCGTGCTATCAATGCAGAAGAAGAGCAACACAAGGACTTTTTGCACCTGGTATGCTCTCACTTCCAGTCCGGACCCGATTTAGAAATTCAAAACTTACGTAGAATCGAATGTTTTATTTGGCAGAATCATATTGAAGGTTACCATGAACTATCAACGAAAACTCAAGTGTACTTTTCTGCAGTGGTTGCAAAGTGGGATGCCGATTTCTATCTAAAAGTTGACGATGATGTACATGTAAATCTAGGTTAGTATTGCTACATTAAAGTTTCTCAGTACTTTCATTTCTTCTCAAACAGATCTATATCCTGGTGACTAACTTGATATCAAATTATTCAATAGGTGTGGTGAGTTCTACACTGGCCCGTCACAGACACAAACCCCATGTTTATATTGGTTGCATGAAGTCTGGACCTGTTGTGGCACAGAAGTAAGGATGAACTTCTTGTGAACAAGACTTTTAGTGTCATTTGTGTTTTCTTTCCCACCAAGTTACCCTCTTGCCTTTCGCATGCAGAGGCATCAAATACCGCGAGCCAGAATATTGGAAATTTGGTGAGGGAAACAAGTATTTCCGGCATGCAACCGGACAAATATATGCAATCTCCAAAGACTTGGCCACCTATATCTTAGTCAATCGGTAAACAATTATTCAGCAACATTTTTTCAAAAATGAACAGATCGCTTATTCATTTGTGTTTTCTGTCCAGGCACATACTTCATAGGTATGCGAATGAAGATGTCTCCTTAGGATCTTGGTTTATCGGTCTCGATGTTGAGCACATAGATGATAGAAGTCTATGCTGTGGTACCACTCCCCCTGGTAAGATATGGTAGCCATTATGCTTGAATGGTACAATGTTCACTTTGTATTCTTTGTTTTCTCCTGCAATCGAGAGTGCACAAATAATCTAATGTTTAAATTTCTTAAATAGATTGCGAGTGGAAAGCTAAATCAGGGAATCACTGCGGTGCATCATTCGATTGGAGCTGCAGTGGCATTTGCAAGTCATCAGTGAGAATGAAGGAGGTGCACCAGCGTTGTGGGGAAGGCGACCAAGCCATTTGGGATACTGGTTTCTGAAAGCATATTAGGGACCTGGTTATAGCATATTTGTGTATATTTGAACAAATTTTATGCATTGAACAATGCCGTCAGCCCCTATCTTTTTTCCTTCCAATGTTATGGGGCAATCGGTACTGGAACTGGATTACACTAGTCATTGCATGTATTCTCATTTccagaaaatgaaaatgaagataTTTTAGTTTTAAAGCCTCGATTCACTTCAACTGAATTTGATGATAGCACCATTTCTATAGGGGCTTGATTTGCAACAATATTGGGAAACTCCGCAGAGACTTTAAGCTTCATTCTTTCAGGTAAAACCGCGAAACTTCTGGATTAGGACAGACAAAACTTTGAAGCCAAGTTTAATGgatcattttaatcaaaattttgacAATGAATTTTTACAGCTAATCATGCAGGTAGGGTACTTTCGTCCATAACAATCTCAACAAGCCAACTAGAGCTAAAAGCTCCAATGGTAATTTATACCTTCCGTTGCCAAAACTCACCCCACTCGGGTGGCACTTCTGTTGATGGAATTTTAGCCTTGAAAAGCAAACGCACAGCATGCATCCTTTGGAGGGGCAATGAGTTTATCTTGGTGAGATTAAAATCAATAGTgagatatttatttaaatataaatgttGTGGTGAGaagagattaaaataaaaaataatcattatagatattaatttataatgtatttataatataataaataattaaagttatatttatttttgaccAATCAAAACACTCATTCTTTTGCCTTCTCCTTCTTTAAAACAGCTCTAGTGAAAAATCACAATTTTAGTGCAATAGAATGCCTCAACTGAATCAAATCACAGACGAGAAATCTAACCTCATCGGAGCTAAATGGGATCTAAAGGGATCCTTAATTAAAAGCATATTGCAGTCAAACCACGAGGTGTGGCATGTTGATTACACACCTCGTCCCTTAATCATGTGGTTGAGGAGTTTAACCTCCACTCATGAAAAAAGAACACATTTCATGGTTAACCGTTTCATCTTTTCGGAGAACACCCGCTGCAGGGGGATTAATCACTTTTATTGATGTTGGAATACCTcggtttaaaaaaaaacataatgatttatttaacttacattatttgtcaaattatcccaaaatgaatggaaaaattaACTTTTGTTAAATTTACTGACGTGGCATCATGTGTATGTTATGttagcaatttaatttttaaaaattaaaaaatatttttataattttttatataattattaatacttttagtagctttttattttaaaaataaaatttatagtttttattaattttaaaaattttaaaaattatttatttatttatgtgggATACACGTAGCaatcatcattttaaaatttttaaatatttaataatattttaaatgatggTTTTTTAAAGGAAATGATAGTTTTCAAAATtgtcattttaatttataatttataaatatatttttaaaatataaccaTGAATATGTTCTTAAAGTAATGCATCTTGAAAAGTGGACAAAAATAGGAGTTTTGATTAATTTCCttatttttgcatgaataaaaAGTCCTACGgtatatttatgaaaaaagagTGAGTGGTTGAGATTATATCTAATTATGGGTTAGGTcgatataaaattttagatttgttttttattcagttttaaaattctttttaagtCCCTCTcagattaaaaatatttaactcgAGTCCAATCCAccagtattaatttttttagattaatttttatataaaaagttttaaaaatatagtaCATCAAAtccattaaaaacattaaaataaatatttcctaacaaattaaaaatacatttaaaaaaggttttatacttaaataacgaAATGTTATctgtaaattaatttttcataccaaatatttcaactaatttaaattcttaaaaaattattgattGATTCTTCGTTCAATTGACATGAGTATTGTTATGATGACATGTTTCAAGtgtgttgaagcgcattatcctcctgtTTATAAATTGGAAAaaggtt
This window of the Gossypium hirsutum isolate 1008001.06 chromosome A09, Gossypium_hirsutum_v2.1, whole genome shotgun sequence genome carries:
- the LOC107930183 gene encoding beta-1,6-galactosyltransferase GALT31A isoform X2 — its product is MVICDKDVSVRTGNILSRVSQTRDVINTLDKTISSLERQLAAARAAKADTEEGSPMVTKSGTKDLNERQRVFFVMGIITALRNIKRRNSIRETWMPQGEELKRLEKEKGIIIRFVIGHSSTPGSALDRAINAEEEQHKDFLHLNHIEGYHELSTKTQVYFSAVVAKWDADFYLKVDDDVHVNLGVVSSTLARHRHKPHVYIGCMKSGPVVAQKGIKYREPEYWKFGEGNKYFRHATGQIYAISKDLATYILVNRHILHRYANEDVSLGSWFIGLDVEHIDDRSLCCGTTPPDCEWKAKSGNHCGASFDWSCSGICKSSVRMKEVHQRCGEGDQAIWDTGF
- the LOC107930183 gene encoding beta-1,6-galactosyltransferase GALT31A isoform X1, whose amino-acid sequence is MGLSRPQKPPGGVPTRWVSLFCIASFFLGVLVVNRFWDPVEVEEAASSAQKHRSNEVHPMVICDKDVSVRTGNILSRVSQTRDVINTLDKTISSLERQLAAARAAKADTEEGSPMVTKSGTKDLNERQRVFFVMGIITALRNIKRRNSIRETWMPQGEELKRLEKEKGIIIRFVIGHSSTPGSALDRAINAEEEQHKDFLHLNHIEGYHELSTKTQVYFSAVVAKWDADFYLKVDDDVHVNLGVVSSTLARHRHKPHVYIGCMKSGPVVAQKGIKYREPEYWKFGEGNKYFRHATGQIYAISKDLATYILVNRHILHRYANEDVSLGSWFIGLDVEHIDDRSLCCGTTPPDCEWKAKSGNHCGASFDWSCSGICKSSVRMKEVHQRCGEGDQAIWDTGF
- the LOC107930183 gene encoding beta-1,6-galactosyltransferase GALT31A isoform X3, whose product is MSCRRILCTLDKTISSLERQLAAARAAKADTEEGSPMVTKSGTKDLNERQRVFFVMGIITALRNIKRRNSIRETWMPQGEELKRLEKEKGIIIRFVIGHSSTPGSALDRAINAEEEQHKDFLHLNHIEGYHELSTKTQVYFSAVVAKWDADFYLKVDDDVHVNLGVVSSTLARHRHKPHVYIGCMKSGPVVAQKGIKYREPEYWKFGEGNKYFRHATGQIYAISKDLATYILVNRHILHRYANEDVSLGSWFIGLDVEHIDDRSLCCGTTPPDCEWKAKSGNHCGASFDWSCSGICKSSVRMKEVHQRCGEGDQAIWDTGF